The following proteins come from a genomic window of Streptomyces sp. NBC_00539:
- a CDS encoding carbohydrate ABC transporter permease, translated as MPARARSPLDPPTSFRVIRAVFLTLLAGFVLLPVYVMVTSSLKPLQDVSGQFRWIPTGLTVRPYIDIWHTVPLAEYFVNSLIVAGAATVCSVVIAVFAAYAVSRYRFRGKRLFTVTVLSTQMFPGILFLLPLFLIFVNIGNSTGVALYGSRGGLILTYLTFSLPFSIWMLIGYFDSVPRDLDEAATVDGCGPLGALFRVVIPAAVPGIVAVAVYAFMTAWGEVLFASVMTNDATRTLAVGLQGYSTQNDVYWNQIMAASLVVSIPVVAGFLLLQKYLVAGLTAGAVK; from the coding sequence ATGCCCGCTAGAGCCCGCAGCCCGCTCGATCCGCCCACCTCCTTCCGGGTGATCCGGGCCGTCTTCCTGACCCTGCTCGCAGGCTTCGTGCTCCTGCCCGTCTACGTGATGGTCACCAGCTCCCTCAAGCCGCTCCAGGACGTCTCGGGCCAGTTCCGGTGGATCCCCACCGGGCTGACCGTCCGCCCCTATATCGACATCTGGCACACTGTCCCGCTCGCCGAGTACTTCGTGAACTCCCTGATCGTGGCGGGAGCAGCGACCGTCTGCTCCGTGGTCATCGCAGTGTTCGCCGCCTACGCCGTCAGCCGCTACCGCTTCCGCGGCAAGCGCCTGTTCACGGTGACCGTGCTGTCCACCCAGATGTTCCCGGGGATCCTCTTCCTGCTCCCGCTGTTCCTGATCTTCGTCAACATCGGCAACAGCACCGGGGTCGCCCTCTACGGCTCCCGTGGCGGGCTCATCCTCACCTACCTCACCTTCTCCCTGCCCTTCTCCATCTGGATGCTCATCGGCTACTTCGACTCGGTGCCCCGAGACCTCGACGAGGCGGCCACCGTCGACGGCTGCGGCCCGCTCGGCGCACTGTTCCGCGTCGTGATCCCCGCAGCGGTCCCCGGCATCGTCGCCGTCGCCGTCTACGCCTTCATGACCGCCTGGGGCGAAGTGCTCTTCGCCTCCGTCATGACGAACGACGCCACCCGCACCCTCGCCGTCGGACTGCAGGGCTACTCCACGCAGAACGACGTCTACTGGAACCAGATCATGGCCGCCTCACTCGTCGTCAGCATCCCCGTCGTCGCCGGCTTCCTGCTGCTGCAGAAGTACCTGGTGGCCGGACTCACGGCAGGAGCCGTCAAATGA
- a CDS encoding ROK family transcriptional regulator, translated as MTTGRSGRTVRDLRRGNRSAVLQRLYFGGPMSRQELGPATGLSSGSVSNVVGELVTDGFLEEAGVVDSDGGRPRTLLRVAPGSAHMIGVDVGETRVRVELFDLTLRELARAEMPLLPRGCYDVGPIVAHIKDGIAAVLAEAAIGAERLLGVGVGVPGIVERGAPGGTVVHGQTIGWDAVPLEELLRATGAVPNEVPYIIDNGARTLGQAEMWFGAGRGAREALVVLFGSGVGASLITDGSPDGGTTEGMPLECGHLTVSVRGRRCRCGGLGCLEAYTGAESLLARWAERGGGPVDSVDEEEALSALLAAARTEDPVALEVLEETAEYLGAGLSGLINLFQPERILIGGWAGLVLGPHILAAVREHTTRYSLRHPAGRVAIGMGSLGPDAVTVGAATLPLSAFFATGGRRTAPQPHIEPPAWRTALRVRGETTPRRA; from the coding sequence ATGACCACGGGACGTAGCGGGCGAACGGTACGGGACCTGCGGCGGGGCAATCGGAGCGCCGTCCTCCAACGTCTGTACTTCGGCGGGCCGATGAGCCGCCAGGAGCTGGGGCCCGCCACGGGGCTGAGCTCCGGATCCGTCAGCAATGTCGTCGGAGAGCTCGTCACCGACGGATTCCTGGAGGAAGCCGGCGTCGTCGACTCCGACGGCGGCCGCCCCCGCACGCTGCTGCGCGTGGCCCCGGGCAGTGCGCACATGATCGGCGTCGACGTCGGCGAGACCCGCGTCCGTGTCGAGCTGTTCGACCTGACCTTGAGAGAACTGGCCCGCGCCGAAATGCCGCTGCTGCCACGCGGCTGTTACGACGTGGGCCCCATCGTCGCCCACATCAAGGACGGGATCGCCGCCGTACTCGCCGAGGCGGCCATCGGCGCCGAGCGGCTGCTGGGCGTGGGCGTCGGAGTGCCCGGCATCGTCGAACGGGGCGCACCGGGCGGGACCGTGGTACACGGCCAGACCATCGGCTGGGACGCCGTACCGCTGGAAGAGCTGCTGCGCGCCACCGGAGCCGTGCCGAACGAGGTCCCCTACATCATCGACAACGGCGCGCGAACCCTCGGCCAGGCGGAAATGTGGTTCGGGGCGGGGCGCGGCGCCCGGGAGGCGCTGGTCGTGCTGTTCGGGTCGGGCGTCGGCGCGAGCCTGATCACCGACGGCTCGCCGGACGGCGGGACGACGGAGGGGATGCCGCTGGAGTGCGGGCACCTCACGGTCTCGGTGCGCGGCAGGCGCTGCCGGTGCGGGGGTCTGGGCTGCCTGGAAGCCTATACGGGGGCGGAGTCGCTGCTGGCGCGGTGGGCGGAGCGGGGCGGCGGCCCGGTGGACTCCGTGGACGAGGAGGAGGCCCTCTCGGCGCTGCTGGCGGCGGCCCGTACGGAGGACCCCGTCGCGCTGGAGGTGCTGGAGGAGACCGCGGAATACCTGGGGGCGGGTCTGTCCGGCCTCATCAACCTCTTCCAGCCGGAGCGCATCCTGATCGGCGGCTGGGCGGGCCTGGTGCTGGGCCCCCACATCCTTGCGGCGGTACGTGAGCACACGACCCGGTACTCGCTGCGTCATCCCGCCGGCCGGGTCGCCATCGGCATGGGCTCCCTGGGGCCGGACGCCGTGACGGTCGGCGCGGCGACGCTCCCGCTGTCCGCCTTCTTCGCCACGGGCGGCCGCCGCACGGCACCCCAGCCCCACATCGAGCCCCCGGCCTGGCGCACGGCCCTGCGCGTCCGCGGCGAAACGACGCCCCGCCGCGCGTGA
- a CDS encoding carbohydrate ABC transporter permease, which translates to MTSAPTVIPPDTTPPGTLRRAVGGGRPPGRLRRAALPYLLLLPALLLELLIHLVPMVMGILMSFRRLTQFFIRDWSGAPWTGFDNYRLAVDVNRPVGEALLGSFLTTCLFTLLSVALCWLLGTAAAVFMQEAFRGRGFLRALFLVPYALPVYAAVITWAFMFQRDNGLVNHVLHDQLGIGGTAHTFWLLGDNSFWALLTVSVWKGWPFAFLIVMAALQNIPKDLYEAAALDGAGIWQQIRRITLPSVGAVNQVLVLVLFLWTFNDFNTPFVLFGKSAPQAADLISVHIYQSSFVTWNFGTGSAMSVLLLLFLLLVTAVYLLVTTRGRREADAR; encoded by the coding sequence ATGACTTCCGCACCCACCGTGATCCCGCCCGATACCACCCCGCCAGGGACGCTGCGCCGCGCGGTCGGCGGCGGCCGCCCGCCCGGACGGCTGCGCCGCGCAGCCCTGCCCTACCTCCTCCTCCTGCCTGCGCTCCTCCTCGAACTGCTCATCCACCTCGTCCCGATGGTGATGGGCATCCTGATGAGCTTCCGCCGGCTCACCCAGTTCTTCATCCGGGACTGGTCCGGCGCTCCCTGGACGGGCTTCGACAACTACCGACTCGCCGTGGACGTCAACCGGCCCGTCGGCGAGGCCCTGCTCGGATCCTTCCTGACGACCTGCCTGTTCACCCTGCTCTCCGTGGCCCTGTGTTGGCTGCTCGGCACCGCGGCCGCCGTGTTTATGCAGGAGGCATTCCGCGGCCGAGGCTTCCTGCGGGCCCTGTTCCTGGTCCCGTACGCCCTGCCCGTCTACGCGGCCGTGATCACCTGGGCTTTCATGTTCCAGCGCGACAACGGCCTGGTGAACCACGTCCTGCACGACCAGCTCGGCATCGGAGGAACCGCGCACACCTTCTGGCTCCTGGGCGACAACAGTTTCTGGGCCCTGCTGACGGTGTCCGTGTGGAAGGGCTGGCCGTTCGCGTTCCTCATCGTCATGGCCGCCCTGCAGAACATCCCCAAGGACCTCTACGAGGCCGCTGCACTGGATGGAGCGGGCATCTGGCAGCAGATCCGCCGCATCACCCTGCCATCGGTCGGCGCCGTGAACCAGGTCCTGGTCCTGGTGCTGTTTCTGTGGACCTTCAACGACTTCAACACGCCATTCGTGCTGTTCGGCAAGTCCGCACCCCAGGCAGCGGACCTGATATCCGTCCACATCTACCAGTCCAGCTTCGTGACCTGGAACTTCGGCACCGGGTCGGCCATGTCGGTGCTGCTGCTCCTCTTCCTCCTGCTGGTCACCGCCGTCTACCTGCTCGTCACCACCCGCGGCCGGAGGGAAGCCGATGCCCGCTAG
- a CDS encoding LacI family DNA-binding transcriptional regulator, translating to MDTGRRTGESTGVGASPTLEDVARRAGVSRATVSRVVNGVRNVDPDIAQAVQQAVTATGYVPNRAARSLVTRRSGTVALVISGADSRSAGARDEFAAGVFQDPFFGRVVSGVVRALRPKGMHPLLMFADNAEDRAEVVAHLTQGSADGALLVTTRPRDPLPGVLAAARLPAVLFARPPAGVLLDHVDVRHREGGSLAARHLQALGRGRLVAIGGPAALPASRERVAGFREAARGGEVRVAEGDFTLDGGERAMRSLLAEQPALDGVFAANDLMAQGACLVLREHGRRIPDDVAVVGFDDSGAAAACRPRLTTVRQPVEDMAAEMVRLLLHRVAGASDTGPASVLFAPHLVVRDSA from the coding sequence ATGGACACGGGGCGGCGTACGGGAGAGAGCACGGGCGTGGGGGCGAGCCCGACGCTGGAGGACGTGGCCCGCAGGGCCGGAGTGTCCCGGGCGACCGTGTCCCGTGTGGTCAACGGGGTGCGGAACGTCGACCCGGACATTGCGCAGGCGGTCCAGCAGGCCGTCACCGCGACCGGTTACGTGCCCAACCGGGCTGCCCGCTCCCTGGTCACCCGCCGCTCCGGCACCGTCGCCCTGGTCATCTCCGGCGCGGACTCGAGGTCCGCCGGCGCGCGGGACGAGTTCGCGGCCGGGGTGTTCCAGGACCCCTTCTTCGGGCGCGTGGTCAGCGGAGTCGTGCGGGCGCTGCGACCGAAGGGCATGCACCCGTTGCTCATGTTCGCCGACAACGCCGAGGACCGCGCCGAGGTGGTCGCGCACCTGACGCAGGGCAGCGCCGACGGGGCCCTGCTCGTGACCACCCGTCCCCGCGATCCGCTGCCCGGAGTGCTCGCGGCGGCCCGGCTGCCGGCGGTGCTGTTCGCGAGACCGCCGGCCGGGGTTCTGCTCGACCACGTGGATGTGCGGCACCGCGAAGGCGGGTCACTGGCGGCGCGGCACCTGCAGGCTCTAGGACGCGGCCGACTCGTTGCGATAGGGGGTCCGGCGGCCCTGCCGGCGAGTCGGGAACGGGTGGCGGGGTTCCGGGAGGCGGCGCGCGGCGGGGAGGTCCGGGTGGCCGAGGGGGACTTCACCCTCGACGGGGGCGAGCGGGCGATGCGGAGCCTGCTTGCCGAACAGCCCGCTCTCGACGGGGTGTTCGCCGCCAACGACCTGATGGCGCAGGGAGCCTGCCTGGTACTGCGCGAGCACGGCCGCCGGATTCCGGACGACGTGGCGGTGGTCGGCTTCGACGACTCCGGCGCGGCGGCGGCCTGCCGGCCGAGGCTGACGACCGTGAGGCAGCCGGTGGAGGACATGGCGGCCGAGATGGTCCGACTGCTCCTGCACCGTGTCGCGGGCGCGTCGGACACGGGGCCGGCGTCGGTGTTGTTCGCGCCCCACCTGGTAGTGCGCGACTCGGCGTGA
- a CDS encoding ABC transporter substrate-binding protein produces MRRTRVAAAAVTVSLLATAATACGGGSTDSGGGSNTAPQELTYWASNQGPDIAADQAALAPELKKFEQQTGIKVKLEVVPWADLLNRILAATASGQGPDVLNIGNTWSSSLQATGALLPWDTENFRAIGGRDRFVEAAIGSAGASGKDPAAVPLYSMSYALYYNKKMFQEAGIEKPPATWDEMVTVGQKLSKDGKWALGAEGSNLSNNIHQAFVLSKQHGAAFFDTAGKPTFDTPANVEAVKQYVDLMAKDKIIAPGNAEYDTNQSLQDFANGKTAMVLWQSAASSFKAHGMKEGDWGVAPVPVPAGGAPGTGKNTNSMVAGINMAVFKNTDNIDGSLKFVKFMTSDEEQRLLNKTYGSIPPVKAAQNDPAFATEDLTVLRTTLATSAAPLPQVPEESQFETTVGTAVKELFADAAAGRPVTSESVKAKLTKAQQQMSN; encoded by the coding sequence ATGCGCAGAACCCGGGTCGCTGCCGCCGCCGTCACAGTCTCCCTCCTCGCCACCGCCGCCACTGCCTGCGGCGGCGGGTCGACGGACAGCGGGGGCGGTTCCAACACCGCCCCCCAGGAGCTCACATACTGGGCCTCCAACCAGGGGCCCGACATCGCGGCGGACCAGGCCGCGCTCGCTCCCGAGCTGAAGAAGTTCGAACAGCAGACCGGCATCAAGGTCAAGCTGGAAGTCGTCCCCTGGGCCGACCTGCTCAACCGGATCCTCGCCGCCACCGCCTCCGGCCAGGGCCCGGACGTCCTCAACATCGGCAATACCTGGTCCTCCTCCCTCCAGGCCACCGGAGCGCTGCTGCCCTGGGACACCGAGAACTTCCGGGCGATCGGCGGCCGGGACCGCTTCGTCGAAGCCGCCATCGGATCGGCCGGTGCGTCCGGCAAGGACCCGGCAGCCGTCCCGCTCTACTCGATGTCCTACGCGCTCTACTACAACAAGAAGATGTTCCAGGAGGCAGGCATCGAAAAGCCGCCGGCCACCTGGGACGAGATGGTCACCGTCGGCCAGAAGCTGTCCAAGGACGGCAAGTGGGCGCTGGGCGCCGAGGGCTCGAACCTCTCCAACAACATCCACCAGGCCTTCGTGCTCTCCAAACAGCACGGCGCCGCGTTCTTCGACACCGCCGGCAAGCCCACCTTCGACACCCCCGCCAACGTCGAGGCCGTCAAGCAGTACGTCGACCTGATGGCCAAGGACAAGATCATCGCGCCGGGCAACGCCGAGTACGACACGAACCAGTCCCTCCAGGACTTCGCCAACGGCAAGACCGCAATGGTCCTGTGGCAGAGCGCCGCCAGCAGTTTCAAGGCGCACGGCATGAAGGAGGGCGACTGGGGCGTTGCCCCCGTTCCCGTCCCGGCCGGCGGCGCCCCCGGCACCGGAAAGAACACCAACTCCATGGTCGCCGGCATCAACATGGCCGTCTTCAAGAACACCGACAACATCGACGGCTCCCTGAAGTTCGTGAAGTTCATGACCAGCGACGAAGAACAGAGGCTCCTGAACAAGACCTACGGCTCCATCCCGCCGGTCAAGGCCGCCCAGAACGACCCCGCCTTCGCCACCGAGGACCTCACCGTGCTCCGCACCACCCTCGCCACCAGCGCCGCCCCGCTGCCGCAGGTTCCCGAGGAGTCGCAGTTCGAGACCACCGTCGGCACCGCCGTCAAGGAGCTCTTCGCCGACGCCGCGGCCGGTCGCCCGGTGACCTCCGAGTCGGTCAAGGCGAAGCTCACCAAGGCCCAGCAGCAGATGTCGAACTGA